A genomic segment from Aegilops tauschii subsp. strangulata cultivar AL8/78 chromosome 1, Aet v6.0, whole genome shotgun sequence encodes:
- the LOC120968139 gene encoding uncharacterized protein, protein MIIYGNTSWGLFLVADAGLMDVVLEEINAMHVHASQAASCDVRARTSIPLVKQEGVGDGDVQGPDDVVVRRVERIDDVHLDDQLARQLEAELDAEYEMEIASRAPAASATTGLVHGVIDISDDESNDEVDMEEWSDDPEHAKLSETDRKLREQELQDPDVTKMYQEMYDKNDGPREED, encoded by the exons ATGATCATATATGGTAACACATCTTGGGGCTTGTTTCTGGTAGCTGATGCTGGTTTAATGGATGTTGTTCTGGAGGAGATCAACGCGATGCATGTACATGCCTCTCAGGCGGCATCATGCGATGTTAGGGCACGCACAAGCATCCCATTGGTAAAACAAGAAGGTGTTGGAGATGGTGATGTGCAGGGGCCTGATGATGTGGTTGTGCGCAGGGTGGAGCGGATAGATGACGTGCATCTAGATGATCAACTTGCTCGGCAACTTGAAGCAGAGCTGGATGCGGAAT ATGAGATGGAGATAGCATCCCGTGCACCGGCTGCGAGTGCGACGACGGGTTTGGTTCACGGGGTTATTGACATCTCTGATGATGAAAGCAATGATGAAGTTGATATGGAAGAATGGTCTGATGATCCTGAGCACGCTAAGTTGTCTGAGACAGATAGAAAGCTGAGGGAGCAAGAGCTGCAAGATCCAGATGTCACGAAAATGTATCAAGAAATGTATGATAAAAATGATGGCCCGCGGGAAGAAGACTGA